The sequence CGGCGGCAGCGCCGGCGAAGGTTCGACCGAGGTCGTCCTGCCCGACGACTGGTACCCCGGCACGGGCAGCCTGACGCTGACCATCTCCGGCGCGCCCGTGGTCGACGCGGTCTCGCTGCTCGAGACGGTCGATACGTGGGGCTTTGGCCTTGACCGTCTCGTCTCGCGCGGCTGGATCACGCTGAACATGCCCAGCCTGCTCAGCGACGAAGATCAGGATCTGGTCAACCCGATCGAGAACCGCATCGCCATGAACACCGTCCTCGCCGGTCTGGCGAGCTACCAGCTCTACGACGGCTCGTGGAGCGCCTGGCGCGGCGACGGCACCGACGCCTGGGGCTCGGTGGCCGCCCTGCACCTGCTGACGGCCGTCAAAGCCGCCGGCGTCATCGACCCGTCCGGCCTGAACGCCGGAACGCAGTGGCTGCGTCGCTACATGGCCGAGCCGCTGCCGGAGAAGAACGTTCGCGAAGCCATGAACGCCCGCGCCTACGGCGCGTATGTGCTCGCGCAGGGCGGCGAAGCGCCGCTGGGCTGGATGAACTGGCTCGAGGAGCGCATCGGCGACCTGAGCGGTTCCGGCCGCGCGCTGCTGGCCGCCAGCTACGCCCTCGCCGGCGATCAGGAAAAAGCCCAGGCGCTGGCCGGTTCGGAATCCTCTTCGGCCGACGCCAAGCTGTCGCTGCCCGAAGCCGGATTCAGGATGCTGGCGCTTGACGCCATCGAACCCGGCGGAGCGCCCAGCCGCGATCTCGCGGCCCGCATCGCCGCGGAACTGGCCAAGGGCAGCGGACGCCGCAACGCCCGCGACGCCGGCAGCATGATCATGGCGCTCGGCGTGTTCTCGACTCACGTCGTCCCCGGCCCCGTCACGGCCAAACTGTTCGACGCCGACGGCAACGAGGTGGCGGTCTTTGACGGCAAGCCCGCGATCTGGCGGGGCGGCAAGGGCGGGACCATGAAGCTCGAGGCCCGCGGCGCCGGTTCGATCTGGTACTCCTGGACCGCCAGCGGCGTGCCCGACAAGGAGCCGCGCAGTTACAGCCGCGGCCTGCGCGTGGAGCGCAGCTTCGTCGACGCCAAGTCGGGCGAAGTTCTCAATCTGTCCTCCATCGCCTTCGGCCAGGAAGCGGCCATGAAGATCAAGGTCACGGCCACGTCGCGTCCCGCGGCGCTGCGGCTGAGCGCGCTGCTGCCCGCCGGATTCGAAGCGGTCAGCGCCGGCGAAATGACCGCCGGCGAAGGCTACTCCGTCCGCTCCGACCTGCGCTTCGACCGTCTGCTGCTCCACATCGACGGGCAGGGCAAGAACTTCGAATGGAAACTGCCGCTCCGCGCCGTCTACCGCGGCACGTTCTCCGTACCGCCGATCTCCGTCGAGGCTCTGGGCAACAAGGGCATCGGTTACCTCGGCAAATCCGAAACGGTGACGATCCAGTAAGCGTTTATCCCGATGAAATTTCATAAGCTCACGCTTTGGACGGGAGGATTGTTCCTCTGCGCGTCGCTTGCGGCCGCCGCGGCCGGTTGGCGCTATTGGAACCGTCTCGGCCGGCTCGAGCCGATCGAGACGCGCCTCTCGTCCTGGCCCCGCTCCACGGTCGTCCGCGACCGCAAGGGGACGATGCTCAGCGTGACCATGTCGGAGGACGGGGAGTTTTGTCTCCCCGTCCTTCTTTCTGAAATGGGGCGCTGGATGCCGCTCGTCGCCGTCGAAGTGGAGGACCGTCGTTTCTGGTCGCACGGCGGCGTGGACTGGCGGGGCGTTTTGCGCGCCGCCAGGGACAATCTTCTGGCCGGAAAGGTGCGCTCCGGCGCCTCGACGATCACCAGTCAGGTGATCCGCCTCTGCTGGCCGGCCGAACGCAATCTGAAAACCAAACTGCGCGAGTTCGCCCAGGCGACTCAGCTGGAAAAGATCAAATCGAAAGAGGAGATCCTCCAGATCTACCTGAACATGATCCCCCTCGGCAGCAACCTGCGCGGCGTCGAGGCGGCCTCGCTGGCATGGTTCCGGCGCTCGGCCCGCGACCTCACCATCGCGCAGGCGGCGCTGCTGGCCGTGATGGTCAAAGGGCCGACCGCTTACCGCCCCGACCTGCATCCGAAAGCGGCGCGGCAGCGGCGCGACTGGGCTATTTCGTTGCTGCGCGAGCGCGGCAAGATCACCGACTGGCAGGCGCGCTCCGCCATGGCCGAACCGCTGCCGGAAGAGCTCTCGCCGCTGCCGGCCGACGAGTGGGTCTCCTGCCAGAAAGTCATCAGTCTCACGGAGGAAAAGGACATCACGTCCACGCTCGACCGCAACGCGCAAAAGATCCTCCGCGCCGCGCTACTCGACGCGCTGGCCTCGCAGGACGACGCCGTCACGGCGGCCGGCGTGCTGATCGAGAACGCCACCGGCGCCGTGCGCGCCTATGTGCCCAACGCCCGCTGGGGCATGAAGGGCGCTCCCGCCGGCTGGGTGGACTGCGCCTCGTCTTTGCGTTCGCCCGGCTCGGCGCTGAAACCGTTCGCCTACGCCATGGCCTTCGAGGACGGCGCGCTCACGCCCGCCTCGCTGATGGCCGACACGCCGCTGACGCTTTCGGGACGCGCGCCGCGCAACTTCGACCGCATCTATCGCGGCCCCGTCAGCGCCGCCAACGCGCTGGTCGATTCGCTCAACGTCCCCGCCGTGCGCATCCTGCGCGCGGAAGGCGGCGAACGCCTGCTGCAGAAACTGCGCAATCTCGGCTTCGCGGCGCTGACGCAGAGCGCCGCGCACTACGGCGACTCGCTCGTGCTGGGCGGCTGCGAAGTGTCGCCGCTCCAGCTCGCCCGCGCCGTCACCGCGCTGGCGCGCCGCGGACGGCTGATCGAGAGCCGCTTCGTCGAAAAAGAGCCGCTTTCGGAACGCGACGTCTATTCCGCCGAAAGCGCCTGGATCACCACCAACGTCCTCGCCGATCCGGCGCGGATGCCGACGCTGCTGCGATCCGTCGATCCGTCGCGCGGGCAGATCGCCTTCAAGACCGGTACCTCCTACGGCCTGCGCGACGCCTGGACGGCCGGCTGGAACGACCGCTGGTCGCTGGTCGTGTGGCTGGGGGATCCGCGCGGCGAACCGCATCCCGAACTCGTCGGCCTCGGCGCGGCCGCGCCCGCCGTGCTGAAAGCGTTCCGCGCCCTGCCGCCGGGAGGATTCGGCGCGCCGCCGGCCGGCGTGGCGCAGCGCGAAGTCTGCTCGCTTTCGGGACTGCCGCCCACTGACCTTTGCCCGCGCACCGTCAGGGAATATTTCATTCCCGGCGTCTCGCCGTCCGGCGTCTGCCCCATGCACCAGCTCGAACAGGGCAAAGTGGTGGTCGTCTGGCCGCAGGAGCTGTCCGTCTACATGGAAAGCGCGCGCGAAAAGCGGACCGAGCTGACGGTCGCCTCGCCGCTGGCCGACGCCGCTTACCTGATGCACGAGGAAGACGCCAAGCTGGTCTTCCGCGCCGAAGGCACCGGCGAGTTCTTCTGGTTCGTCGACGGCAGATACGCCGGCCGCGGCACGGCGGACCGTCCCTGCCTCTGGCCGATGGCGCCGGGACGTCACCGGCTTTCCGTGACCGACTCGCTGGGGCGGCAGAAAGCGATCTTCTTCTCGGTCTACACGCTGGACGACAATCCCGGCCGACAGCTCCCCGACCTGGCGCCGCTCGACTGACCCGCGCCGGTCGCTTTCGCTCAAAAAAATTTCCTCTCAACAAAAAAAAGGGGCTGCCTCTTCTCGCGCTCGCGCGCGGGAAAGAGGCAGCCCCTTTTTAAATTAAGCGGCTCCGCAACAAACATCGAAGAACCGTATCATACTATTTCTTGATAAAAAGCATTGGTTTGCCGAGAGCGGCCCTTTATCGAGAAAATAGCGTCACATCAGAGAGGACAGGATGCTGGCCTTGGTGACGATGCCGAGCAAAACCCCCTCCTCGTCGACAACGGCGATGGGGAACGGCGCTTCCGCCGCGAGGGAGATGGCGTCTGCGATCAGCGTATCGGGCGTCGCGGTCTGCACGTTCCGGCAGAGCGCCTGAGCGATCGGCTGCCCCTGCCGGCGCGCCTCGATCGCCTCCCTGATCGAGAGGATCCCTGACAGGCGCAGATCATGGTCGATCACGAAAACGGAAGACAAACCGTTCATCCGCATCTCATGGATGGCGTAATCCACGCTGTTGTCCAGGCGGACGATGCTGGACGGCGTGATCATGATGTTGCGCACCGACACCACTTTCGTCTTGTCCGCGCTGTTGACGAAGTTCCGCACGTACTCGTCGGCAGGCTGCGTGCTCAGTTGTTCCGGCGTGCCGATCTGAACGACTTTCCCGTCCTTCATGATGCAGACCCTGTCCCCCATCTTGAAGGCTTCGTCGATGTCGTGCGTGATGAAGACGATCGTCTTTTTCAGTTTCCGCTGGATCTGCAGCAGTTCGAACTGCATGTCCCGGCGCACCAGAGGATCCAGCGCGGAAAACGGCTCGTCCATCAGCAGCACTTCGGGATCGCTGACCAGCGCCCGGGCGATGCCGACCCGCTGGCGCATCCCGCCGGAGAGCCGCTCGCACGGCTGATGTTCCCAGCCGTCGAGTCCCACCATGGAAATGCTCGCTTTGGCGAGGCGTTCGCGGTCTTCGCGCCCGAGCCCTTTCACCTCCAGGCCGTAGGTGACGTTTCCCAGGACGTCTCTGTGGCTCATCAGCCCGAACGACTGAAAGACCATCGCTATCTTTTCGCGGCGCAGGTTCAGCAGCTCCCTGCGGCTCATCGACTGAATATCGCGCCCCTCGAAGAGGACCTTTCCGCTCGTCGGCGTCGTCAGTCTGTTGAAACAGCGTACCGCCGTCGATTTTCCCGATCCCGAAAGGCCGATGATCACGAAAATGCTCCCCTTGAAAACCTCCAGGCTGACATCCCACAAAGCGACGGTACACCCCGTTTTTTTGTAAACCGTATCCTTGTCGGCCCCCGCCGACATCATCTTGGATACTTCCGCGCAGTTCGGACCATAGAGCTTGGTCACGTGCTCCATCCTCAGGATCACGTCATTTCGAAGGGCTGTCATGGGCCTGTCCTCCGTCTCCATTGGGACTGTCCGCACCTTTTCCGGAGCTCATCCCCTGCGTCACCCGATCGAGCACGATCGCCAGGACGACGACGCAGCTTCCAGCCACGAGCCCGCGCCCGATCTCGATCCGGTTGACGGCATTCAAGACTTCCATGCCGAGCCCGCGCACGCCGATCATCGAAGTCGTGACCACCATGGCCATGGCCATCATCAGAGTCTGGTTGACGCCCGCCATGATCGTCGGTTTGGCCTGGGGGATCTGCACCTTGAACAGCGTTTGCCACCGTGTGGAGCCGAAGGCCCTGGCGGCTTCCACCACCTCTTTGTCCACCTGGCGGATCCCCAGACTGGTGAGGCGGATGACCGGAACGACGGCGTAAATGACCGTGGCGATCACGCCCGAGGCGTTGCCCGTCCCGAACAACAGCAGCGCGGGGATCAGATAGACGAACACCGGCATCGTCTGCATGGTGTCCAAAACGGGGCGGAGCATTTTATTCGCCAGATCGGAACCGGAGATCAGGATCCCGATCGGAATGCCGATCACAAGGGCGATCATCACGCTGGCCAGCACGACGGACAGCGTCACCAGCATCATCTGCCACAGTCCGGCGAAGCCGATGGCGGCGACCAGCGCGGCGTACAGGACGCCGCTGCGGAGACTCCGGCGGGCGCGCCAGACCAGGAGCGCGACCAGCAGCAGGAAGAGCGGCCACGGCACGTGCCTCAGGCACAGCAGGACAAGGCTCACGAAGCTGTTGAGCCCGCCTTTGATCAGGTCAAGAAAGGTTTCGGCGTTCACGGCGAAAGAACGCACCGTCGTGTCGACCGCCGTCGTGTTCAGTTTGAAGAATTCCGGGAATGTGAACAGCCAATCCATGATCTACCCCCTTTCGGAACGCACAAAGCGGCGCTGTCACAGAGCCGCCCTCACCTTTGCCGCCTGTTCGGGCGAGAGCCATCGATCCAGCAGTTCGGGATGCGACTTCGTCAACAGCCACTCCGCGGCCTCTTCGTAGCCGGCATTGGTGGTGTTCATATAGGCTAAAGCTTCGCTGATCATCGCGGAACTCATCTCGAATTTGGCAAGAAACGCGCAGAATTCCGGATTCGACGCGGCAAAGTCATTGCTCACCGCCACCGTCACCGTGACCGAAGGGCAGGCGCCGTATCCCTCGTGATAGCGTTCGGCGTCGTACGGCTCGTCTTCGAGAAGGACGAAATCGTATTTTCCCAGCAGCCACGTGGGTTCCCAGTAATAGGCCACGATCGGCGCCTTCTTGTCCCAGGCGGAGACCATCGCCGCGATGAGCACAGCGTCGCTGCCGCTGGCGAAATAGTTGTAACTCTTGTCCAGCCCGTAGGCCGCTATTTTTTTGTTCATGATCTCCGTGATCTCCCAGCCAACGATACCGCCGTAAATGATGCCCTTCGAGGCATCCTCCGGGTCGGGGAACAGTTCGGCATAGCGGGCCAGATCTTTTACGCTCTTCAGATCGGGACAGCGGTCGGCCACGTACTTGGGAATGTAAAAGCCCTGGCGGTTATCGTCGAAGTTCACGCCCAGTTCGGTGAAACGGCCAGCCTGCAGGTCCGGAGCGTAAGACCGAATGTTGGTGGTCCATTCCTCCATGTGAATGTCGATTTCTCCCTTCAGCAGGGCCTCATGGGAGATCGGCGTGGAACCCGGCGTTTCCTGCCACGTGTACCCGAAAACTTTTTCCGCGATCAATCCGGCCAACGCGTTGTTCAGTTTGATGGAATCCCAGCCCACGTCGGCGAATGTGAGAGCGGTTTTCTCTTTCCCCGTCGCAGTGCCGCCGGCGGCGCATCCCGCCGACACACACGGCAGGAGCATTGCCAAGAGCAGCAGCGATCTTGTCGTCTTTTTCATGATGTCCTCCTTTTCATGGGTTTCGGATCCTCCGGAGCGCCGATGGCGACGGGAGACAGACCGCCCCGAAAGCGGCCCCTCCCCAGCGCCCAGGAGTTCGCGAAGAAGCGCGTCACTCTCCGAAAAAATGGCTTCGTCCCGTCGCCCTTCAACTTTTGCAGCGGGCCTTGGGAACGCCGTCCTCCATGAGTTCGCGGACTTTATCGATATGCTGCACCCCGCACGCGACGATCAGCACGTCGTTGACCTTGAATTCCGTCGACGGCTCCGGCGACAGTATGGTTTCATCGTCCCGCCTGATCGCCACGATCGTGGCGCCGGTTTTTTGCCGGAACTGAAAATCGCGGATGCTGACCCCCAGAGCGGGGAAAGTTCCGCCGATCCTGAACGTGAACATGTGCAGCCGGTCGCTGTCCCGGAAACGCTGAGTCAGTTCAAGGATCTGCCCAAGCGTCGCGTCGATGTCTCGATTAAGCTCGTCCCGCGCCGCGATCATGGCGTCAAGCCGCGCTCTGAGAGCGAGCAGATCGTTGTCGAGCCGGCGATGCTCGACATATTCCACGGCATGGCTTCGGGACACGACGGTCGAACCGACGTTGTCCTGCGTCGAAATGACCCCTACGTCGTTCAGATGCCAGAGCGCGCGCCGGATCGTCTCCGGAGACGCCTTGTACTGCGTCCCCATCAACGAGCGTCCGGTGATCTTCGTCCCTTCCCTGAGCTCGCCGCTGGCAATTTTGACGGCGAGATCAAAGGCGATTTTGGAATAAACGGGCTGCCCATGCCCCTTCCTCATGGAAATCCCCTCTTCTGGTGGTTTTTGTACGGCAATATCCATTGCGGAAAAATTTTTCAGAGATCGTGACAACTCATTTTAATTTATAAGTTGGCAGAATGTCAAATTCCCTTGAAGAACGCGCCGTCCCTGGCTCTCGACGGCTTCACCGTTTCATACTATTTCTTAATTAAAAAGCCGAACGCAAGGGCGCTGCGGGGGAGTCCTGTGCGACAGGACTCCCCCGCAGCGTCCAGAAAACCATGTTACAAGAATTAGGATTAGCTCCGATCCGCGGAGACGGCCTTTAAAAACGGGAGATTGCTTTTCCGATTGACGATCGGTCATTGCCCGGCATGATTTCGAAGCGGACTCTTGACAAAGTTATTGAACAATCCATTGATTAGTTAAGACAAACAGATACATTCCCGTAAATATGGACGGCCGACGCCTCAGAAGCGGGAAAGAGTTCATCGAAGAAGCAGGTTCAAAGCGTCGGGAGTCTCCTTGAAAATATTCGCGCAATTTTGACTTCTTGTCTTTGACAAGTTAAAAATTATATCTTCTTGACGACGAGCCCCGAATAAGGCATAATTATTCACATGAAAATTTTCTGTCTTTCGCCGTGCTTTCCTAACAATAAATAACATTCGGAAGAGCACCGTCGGCGATCGTTTCTTTGGACACGAACAAGACGGAAAGCGGATCGAGAAACAAAGCGGTCTGCGGGACAGACCGCGCGGCGGCGACGCGATGTCGCCATCCCGTCCCCGGCGGGCGCTGGCGGGAGACGGGACGGCAGTTTGGCTTTCAGTGCTCTTATCCTATCGAAGGAGATGGCATTACATGAAGAAAAGCACCATTCTGGCTCTCGCGGCCCTCGTTCTCGGCGTGGCGGCCAGCACCGCTTTCGCGGCCAAGGATCGTCTGATCGTCGCCGATCAGTACGACGCCACCACGATGGACCCTATCGGCCACAATGACGTTCCCAGCTCGCGCTGCTGCTTCGAGCTGTACGACACGCTGATTTTCAGAGACAGCGACGGCACACTGGTTCCCGGCCTTGCGGAGAGCTGGGAATTTCTCTCTCCCACCGAGTACAAGTTCAACCTGCGCAAGGGCGTCAAGTTCCACAACGGCGAGGAGCTGAAGGCCAGCGACGTGAGATATACGATCATGCGCGCGACCACCGACAAGGGCGCGAAGATCAAAACCTATTCGCAGAATGTGGCCGACGTCAAAGTTCTCGACGACTATACCGTTGTCATCGTTCTGAAGAAGCCGGATTATTCTTTCTTCGGCTCTCTGACCCACAGCTGGGGCTCCATCATCAACGAAAAGGCGACTGAGGCCGCCGGCGACAGCTATGGCACCCCGGGATCCGCTCCCGTAGGGACGGGGCCTTTCAAGTTTGTCGAATGGCAGAAGAGCAATAAGTACGTTCTGGAGCGCTTCGACGATTTCTGGGGTAAGAAGCCTTCCTACAAGTATCTCGAAGTGCGCGCGATCCCCGAGCCCACGAACCGCACGATCGAGCTTGAAACCAAGGGAATCGACATTGCCTATCCCATCATCGGCAACGACATCAACCGCATCCGCGACAACGATCAGTTGACGCTCTACAAAGAGCCGCAGTCCTCGATCACATACCTTGGCTTTAACTGCACAAAGGCCCCCTTCAGCGACGTTCGCGTCCGCAAGGCCATCAGAGCCGCCCTCGATACGACGCTGATCCACAAGGCCGTGTGGGAAAAACTGGCGAAGGTCGGTATGGTTCCCACCACGCTGGTCCCCATCGCCATCACTTATTCGATCGGCAACGAGGTGCCTGAGCACAAGCAGGATCTTGAGCTGGCCAAAAAGCTTCTGGCCGAAGCGGGATTCCCCAATGGCTTCAACTGCGAGATTTGGACGAACGAGCGCAAGGAACGCATCGACATGGCGCAGATCATGCAGGCTCAGCTTGAAGAGGTCGGCATCAAGGCCGAGATCAAGGTTTTGGAGTGGGGCGCTTATCTGAACGGCCTGCAGGAAAAGAAGCACGACATGTTCGAACTGGGTTGGGTCTCTTCCGTGCCCGATCCCAACTTCGCCATCAGCGGTCTGCTGGAGACGAACGCCGGTTCCAACTACACCTTCAGTTCCGACCCCAAGCTTGACGAACTTCTCGCCAAAGGCCGCGAGACGCCCGACGGACCGGAGCGCGCCGAGGTTTACAAGCAGGCTCAGCTGGAGATCAACGATTATTGTCCGATGGTCTTCCTGCACAACGACGAGTCGGTTGCCGGTTCGCAGAAGAACGTCAAAGGTTTCAAGCCCGCCGGCAATGAAACTCATTCGTTCCGTGACGTGTATTTCGAGGACTAATATCGATATCAGAGATCACAGCCTTTGCTGTGGCGTCCTGTGAGAGTAAACAGGGGAAATTTCCCAATTTCCCCTGTTTTTTTGATTGTGAGTCACTTCCTCTGGAACAACGTTCCTCTGTGGGGTTCTTTTCGCCCCGATCCTATTTTTACGAAAGGCAGGTCAGATTATGTTACGCTACATCTTTCGCCGCGTGCTCTTTCTCATCCCAGTGCTTGTCGGCGTAGCTTTTTGCGTCTTTCTGTTGCTGTACCTGACCCCCGGCGATCCGGCCAAGATGGTGCTTGGCGACCTTGCAACGGAGCAGGCAATTCAGGAGTTCAGAGAAAAAGAAGGCCTGAACGACCCCTTCTGGATCCGTTTCGGCAAATACATCTACAAGGCTGTCGTTAAAGGCGACATCGGCCGCTCCTATTCCTCCAAGACCCCTGTCATGAAAGAGCTGATGGCCGCTTTTCCAGCGACGATCAAACTGTCCGGTTTTGCAATGATCATCGCCGTTATCATTGGCCTTCCGTGCGGAATTATATCCGCCATCAAGCAATACTCGGTGTTCGATACGATCACCATGATTTTTGCCATGATCGGTCTGTCGATGCCGGTATTCTGGCTGGGCTTGCTGCTGATCCTGCTGTTTTCCGTCAAGTTGCGCTGGCTTCCTTCGTCAGGCTTCGACACGTTCAAGGCAATGATCCTACCCTCGTTTGCGCTGTCGGCACAGGCTATCTCCATGGTGACGCGTATGACCCGCTCCTCGATGCTCGAGGTCATCCGCGCCGACTACATCCGCACGGTGCGCGCCAAGGGACAGACCGAACGCGTCGTCATCTGGGGCCACGCGCTGCATAACGCGCTGATCCCCGTCATGACGATTGTCGGCCTGCAGTTTGGGCATCTGCTCTCCGGCGCAATGCTGACCGAGTCGATCTTTGCCGTTCCCGGACTGGGACGTCTGATGGTCACATCGATTATGGCCCGCGATTATCCTATGGTTCAGGGCGCCGTGCTTTTCGTCGCAACAGCGTTCAGCATTGTCAACCTGTTGGTTGACATTCTCTATGCCTATGTCGATCCGCGTATTAAGGCGCAATACAAATAGAGGAGGCTCATACGATGGCCGAATTGAACGTCACAGAGACTCAAGTACGCAAACAGCGCGGCCCCTTCGCTGAAGTCATGCACCGCCTGAGCAAGAGTCCGTTGGCTATGTTTGGGCTGGGTTTTATCCTGCTTTTGGTGTTCTGCGCTGTCTTTGCCAATTGGCTGGCGCCTTATCCTTTTGCCAAACAGAATCTTCTCCATATGTTTGAATTGCCGTCCGCCCAATACTGGCTCGGCACCGACGAGTTTGGGCGCGACATTCTCAGCCGCCTGATCTTCGGCGCGCGCGTGTCGCTGCAGGTCGGTTTCATCGCCGTCGGCATTTCGCTGGTCGTCGGCGGCCTGCTCGGCGCGTTCGCCGGCTTTTACGGCGGCACGCTCGACAACGTGATCATGCGCGTCATGGACGTGCTGCTGGCTATTCCTCAGACGCTACTGGCGATCGCCATCGCCGCAGCCCTTGGTCCTGGTCTGTATAACTTGATGATCGCCGTCGGCATTTCCGCCGTTCCCAACTACGCGCGCATCGTGCGCGGTTCGGTGCTCTCGATCCGCGGCATGGAGTACGTCGAAGCGGCCCGCGCCGTCGGCTCGTCCGATCTGCGCATCATCCTGCGCCACATCATTCCCAACAGCATGGCCCCGATCATCGTCCAGTCCACGCTGGGCGTCGCCTCGGCGATCCTCAACGCGGCCGGGCTGTCGTTCATCGGGCTGGGCATCCAGCCGCCCAATCCCGAATGGGGCGCCATGCTCTCCGGCGGGCGTCAGTACATCCGCGACTTCCCGCATCTGACGCTCTATCCCGGCCTGGCCATCATGCTCACGATTCTGGCCCTGAACTTCCTCGGCGACGGTCTTCGCGACGCCCTGGATCCCAAGCTGAAGCGCTAAGGAGGAGCCGCTCATGTCCGAAAACAAAGATTTGCTCCTCGAGATCAAGGATTTGACGATCCACTACGTCACCGAGAGCGGCCGCGTCCACGCCGTCGAAGGTCTGAACCTCAAACTGGCGCCCGGCGAGACGCTGGGCTTCGTCGGCGAAACCGGCGCCGGCAAGACGACCACCGCGCTGGGCATCATGCGCCTGCTGCCCATGCCGCCCGCCAAGATCATTTCCGGCGACATCGTCTTCGAAGGCGAAAGCCTGCTCAGCAAGCCCGAAAGCCAGATGCGCGCCATCCGCGGCGGCAAGATCGCCATGATCTTCCAGGATCCCATGACTTCGCTCGATCCCGTCGTCCCCGTCGTCGAGCAGATCGCCGAAATGGTGGAGCTGCATCAGAAAGGCACCAAGGCCGACGCGCTCAAACGCGCCGGCGACATGCTCGAGCTGGTCGGCATCCCCCGCGAGCGCGGCGTCGCCTTCCCGCACCAGTTCTCGGGCGGCATGAAGCAGCGCGTCGTCATCGCCATCGCGCTGGCCTGCGACCCGACACTGCTGATCGCCGACGAACCGACCACGGCTCTGGACGTGACGATTCAGGCGCAGGTGCTCGAACTGATGCACGAGCTCAAGGAAAAGTTCAGGACGTCCATGATCATGATCACCCACGACCTGGGTATCGTCGCCGAGATGTGCGACAAGGTGGCCATCATGTACGCCGGGCGCGTCGTCGAGTACGGCACGACCGAAATGATCTACAACAACCGCCTGCACCCCTACACGGAAGGGCTGTTCAACTCGCTGCCCGACCTCGAATCGGAGCAGGAAGAGCTGAAAGTCATCCACGGCCTGATGCCCGATCCCACCAATCTGCCCTCGGGCTGCTGTTTCCATCCCCGCTGCCCCTACGCGACGGAGGACTGCTCCAAAAACGCGCCGGAAATGACCGAAGTGGTTCCCGGACATTTCGTCGCCTGCCCCGTGCGCACGGCGGCGCTGAAGAACGACTAAAGGAGGCCGATGACTATGACTGAACAGCTGAACACCCAGCCAATGGTAGTTGTCAACCACCTGAAGAAGTACTTCAACACGCCGCGCGGTCTGCTCCACGCGGTCGACGACGTTTCGTTCTTCGTCAACCGCGGCGAGACGCTGGGATTGGTCGGCGAATCCGGCTGCGGCAAGTCGACGCTGGGCCGCGCCATGATCCGCCTGCTGGAACCCACGTCCGGCGAAGTGAAGTTCTGGGGACGCGACATCGTCGGCCTGAGCAAGGGCGAAATGAAGGAAATGCGCAAGAAGGTCCAGATCGTCTTCCAGGACCCCTATTCCTGTCTGAACCCCCGCCTCTCCGTTTCCGAGCTGATCGCCGAACCGCTGATCGTCAACAAGTTCTGCGCCAGTCGCAAGGAAATGAACGACCGCATCACCAAATTGATGGACACGGTCGG is a genomic window of Pyramidobacter piscolens W5455 containing:
- the pbpC gene encoding penicillin-binding protein 1C, producing the protein MKFHKLTLWTGGLFLCASLAAAAAGWRYWNRLGRLEPIETRLSSWPRSTVVRDRKGTMLSVTMSEDGEFCLPVLLSEMGRWMPLVAVEVEDRRFWSHGGVDWRGVLRAARDNLLAGKVRSGASTITSQVIRLCWPAERNLKTKLREFAQATQLEKIKSKEEILQIYLNMIPLGSNLRGVEAASLAWFRRSARDLTIAQAALLAVMVKGPTAYRPDLHPKAARQRRDWAISLLRERGKITDWQARSAMAEPLPEELSPLPADEWVSCQKVISLTEEKDITSTLDRNAQKILRAALLDALASQDDAVTAAGVLIENATGAVRAYVPNARWGMKGAPAGWVDCASSLRSPGSALKPFAYAMAFEDGALTPASLMADTPLTLSGRAPRNFDRIYRGPVSAANALVDSLNVPAVRILRAEGGERLLQKLRNLGFAALTQSAAHYGDSLVLGGCEVSPLQLARAVTALARRGRLIESRFVEKEPLSERDVYSAESAWITTNVLADPARMPTLLRSVDPSRGQIAFKTGTSYGLRDAWTAGWNDRWSLVVWLGDPRGEPHPELVGLGAAAPAVLKAFRALPPGGFGAPPAGVAQREVCSLSGLPPTDLCPRTVREYFIPGVSPSGVCPMHQLEQGKVVVVWPQELSVYMESAREKRTELTVASPLADAAYLMHEEDAKLVFRAEGTGEFFWFVDGRYAGRGTADRPCLWPMAPGRHRLSVTDSLGRQKAIFFSVYTLDDNPGRQLPDLAPLD
- a CDS encoding quaternary amine ABC transporter ATP-binding protein encodes the protein MTALRNDVILRMEHVTKLYGPNCAEVSKMMSAGADKDTVYKKTGCTVALWDVSLEVFKGSIFVIIGLSGSGKSTAVRCFNRLTTPTSGKVLFEGRDIQSMSRRELLNLRREKIAMVFQSFGLMSHRDVLGNVTYGLEVKGLGREDRERLAKASISMVGLDGWEHQPCERLSGGMRQRVGIARALVSDPEVLLMDEPFSALDPLVRRDMQFELLQIQRKLKKTIVFITHDIDEAFKMGDRVCIMKDGKVVQIGTPEQLSTQPADEYVRNFVNSADKTKVVSVRNIMITPSSIVRLDNSVDYAIHEMRMNGLSSVFVIDHDLRLSGILSIREAIEARRQGQPIAQALCRNVQTATPDTLIADAISLAAEAPFPIAVVDEEGVLLGIVTKASILSSLM
- a CDS encoding ABC transporter permease yields the protein MDWLFTFPEFFKLNTTAVDTTVRSFAVNAETFLDLIKGGLNSFVSLVLLCLRHVPWPLFLLLVALLVWRARRSLRSGVLYAALVAAIGFAGLWQMMLVTLSVVLASVMIALVIGIPIGILISGSDLANKMLRPVLDTMQTMPVFVYLIPALLLFGTGNASGVIATVIYAVVPVIRLTSLGIRQVDKEVVEAARAFGSTRWQTLFKVQIPQAKPTIMAGVNQTLMMAMAMVVTTSMIGVRGLGMEVLNAVNRIEIGRGLVAGSCVVVLAIVLDRVTQGMSSGKGADSPNGDGGQAHDSPSK
- a CDS encoding ABC transporter substrate-binding protein translates to MKKTTRSLLLLAMLLPCVSAGCAAGGTATGKEKTALTFADVGWDSIKLNNALAGLIAEKVFGYTWQETPGSTPISHEALLKGEIDIHMEEWTTNIRSYAPDLQAGRFTELGVNFDDNRQGFYIPKYVADRCPDLKSVKDLARYAELFPDPEDASKGIIYGGIVGWEITEIMNKKIAAYGLDKSYNYFASGSDAVLIAAMVSAWDKKAPIVAYYWEPTWLLGKYDFVLLEDEPYDAERYHEGYGACPSVTVTVAVSNDFAASNPEFCAFLAKFEMSSAMISEALAYMNTTNAGYEEAAEWLLTKSHPELLDRWLSPEQAAKVRAAL
- a CDS encoding TrkA C-terminal domain-containing protein gives rise to the protein MRKGHGQPVYSKIAFDLAVKIASGELREGTKITGRSLMGTQYKASPETIRRALWHLNDVGVISTQDNVGSTVVSRSHAVEYVEHRRLDNDLLALRARLDAMIAARDELNRDIDATLGQILELTQRFRDSDRLHMFTFRIGGTFPALGVSIRDFQFRQKTGATIVAIRRDDETILSPEPSTEFKVNDVLIVACGVQHIDKVRELMEDGVPKARCKS